One genomic window of Medicago truncatula cultivar Jemalong A17 chromosome 1, MtrunA17r5.0-ANR, whole genome shotgun sequence includes the following:
- the LOC25481940 gene encoding homeobox protein knotted-1-like 3 produces MAYQNQHLSQELPIQHFTDQTNNNNNNSFRSILPDSPDPNSKPDSDPNNQLQTTPNWLNNAILRTHYTDNNNNNNNNDDVTNNVNNDSDGNGASNFLNLQQTSDTVQTTGQWLARSILHRQHGEVIDNVTMASEVEHELANMKNDGDSDGLGGKSEVAVVGDGGLVNWQMGRWKAEIMAHPLYEQLLSAHVACLRIATPVDQLPRIDAQLAQSQNVVAKYSAFGQNIGAGVDDKELDHFMSHYVLLLCSFKEQLQQHVRVHAMEAVMACWEIEQSLQSLTGVSPGEGTGATMSDDEDEQVDSDANLFDGSFDGGADNMGFGPLIPTENERSLMERVRQELKHELKHGYKEKIVDIREEILRKRRAGKLPGDTTSVLKAWWQSHSKWPYPTEEDKARLVQETGLQLKQINNWFINQRKRNWHSNPSTSTVLKSKRKRSQN; encoded by the exons ATGGCTTACCAAAACCAACATCTTTCACAAGAGTTACCAATCCAACATTTCACAGaccaaaccaacaacaataataacaactcATTCCGTTCCATATTACCAGACTCACCCGACCCTAACTCCAAACCTGATTCCGACCCTAATAACCAACTCCAAACCACACCTAACTGGCTCAACAACGCAATACTTCGTACCCACTACaccgacaacaacaacaacaacaacaataacgaCGATGTTACCAACAACGTTAACAACGACAGTGACGGTAACGGAGCTTCTAATTTTCTAAACCTTCAACAAACTTCCGACACAGTGCAAACCACCGGTCAATGGCTTGCACGGTCGATTCTCCACCGTCAACATGGTGAAGTAATCGATAACGTCACCATGGCCAGCGAAGTAGAACACGAATTAGCTAATATGAAAAACGACGGTGATAGTGACGGACTTGGAGGAAAGAGTGAGGTGGCGGTTGTTGGAGATGGAGGACTGGTGAACTGGCAGATGGGGAGGTGGAAGGCGGAGATTATGGCACATCCGTTGTATGAACAGTTGTTGTCGGCACATGTGGCGTGTTTGAGGATAGCAACGCCGGTGGATCAGTTACCGAGGATTGATGCACAGTTAGCACAGTCTCAGAATGTGGTGGCCAAATACTCTGCTTTTGGACAGAACATCGGTGCTGGAGTAGATGACAAAGAACTTGACCATTTCATG TCACACTATGTTTTATTGCTGTGTTCCTTCAAAGAACAATTGCAACAACATGTTCGTGTCCATGCAATGGAAGCTGTAATGGCTTGTTGGGAGATAGAGCAATCCTTACAAAGCCTAACag GAGTTTCACCCGGAGAAGGTACAGGGGCAACAATGTCTGACGATGAAGATGAACAAGTAGACAGTGACGCAAATCTATTTGATGGTAGTTTTGATGGCGGTGCAGATAACATGGGATTTGGCCCTCTTATACCAACGGAGAATGAAAGGTCCCTAATGGAGCGCGTAAGACAAGAGCTTAAGCATGAATTGAAACAT GGTTACAAGGAGAAAATTGTGGACATAAGAGAGGAAATTTTACGCAAGAGACGAGCTGGGAAACTTCCTGGTGACACAACTTCTGTCCTTAAGGCTTGGTGGCAATCACATTCAAAGTGGCCATATCCAACA GAGGAAGATAAAGCAAGGTTGGTGCAGGAAACTGGTTTGCAACTAAAGCAAATTAATAACTGGTTTATCAATCAAAGGAAGAGGAATTGGCACAGCAATCCTTCAACTTCTACTGTCTTGAAGAGCAAACGCAAAAGGTCTCAAAActag
- the LOC25481936 gene encoding hydroxyproline O-arabinosyltransferase 1 has translation MGCGNMFFTILITFSVTLITYNIIISGNAPLKQDFPGPSRKPSIKIDPIIKMPLNRKSASSKRLFHTAVTASDSVYNTWQCRVMYYWFKKMKESGDENSGMGGFTRILHSGKSDQYMDEIPTFVAQPLPSGMDQGYIVLNRPWAFVQWLQQADIKEDYILMSEPDHIIVKPIPNLARDGMGAAFPFFYIEPKKYEKVLRKYYPEENGPVTNIDPIGNSPVIVGKESLKKIAPTWMNVSLAMKKDPETDKAFGWVLEMYAYAVSSALHGVGNILHKDFMIQPPWDKELGKTFIIHYTYGCDYSMKGELTYGKIGEWRFDKRSYDLVAPKNLTLPPPGVPESVVTLVKMVNEAAANIPNWSS, from the exons ATGGGTTGTGGAAACATGTTTTTCACAATCCTAATAACATTCTCAGTAACATTAATAACATACAACATCATTATCTCAGGAAACGCACCTTTGAAACAAGATTTTCCTGGTCCATCACGTAAACCATCAATAAAAATCGACCCAATAATCAAGATGCCACTTAATAGAAAAAGTGCTTCTTCTAAGAGATTATTTCATACAGCAGTTACAGCTTCTGATTCTGTTTACAATACATGGCAGTGTAGAGTTATGTATTATTGGtttaagaagatgaaggaaagtGGTGATGAGAATTCTGGTATGGGTGGATTTACTAGGATTTTGCATTCTGGTAAGAGTGATCAGTATATGGATGAGATCCCTACTTTTGTTGCTCAACCTCTGCCTTCTGGAATGGATCAG GGTTACATTGTCCTTAATAGACCATGGGCATTTGTACAGTGGCTTCAACAAGCAGATATCAAAGAAGA TTACATATTGATGTCAGAGCCAGATCATATCATTGTGAAACCTATACCCAACTTAGCCAGAGATGGAATGGGAGCTGCATTCCCTTTCTTTTATATTGAGCCTAAGAAGTATGAGAAAGTGCTAAGAAAGTACTACCCTGAGGAGAATGGACCTGTAACCAATATAGATCCTATTGGGAATTCACCTGTAATTGTTGGCAAG GAATCCCTTAAGAAGATTGCTCCAACATGGATGAATGTTTCCTTGGCAATGAAGAAGGATCCTGAAACCGATAAAGCTTTTGGATGGGTGCTTGAAAT GTATGCTTATGCCGTTTCGTCTGCTCTTCATGGTGTTGGTAACATATTACACAAGGACTTCATGATTCAG CCACCATGGGACAAAGAACTTGGCAAGACGTTCATAATTCACTACACTTATGGGTGTGACTATTCCATGAAG GGTGAACTGACATATGGAAAAATTGGAGAATGGAGGTTTGATAAAAGATCTTATGATCTTGTTGCTCCAAAAAATCTGACATTGCCACCACCTGGTGTTCCGGAAAGTGTG GTGACTCTAGTGAAAATGGTTAATGAAGCCGCAGCAAATATTCCGAACTGGTCATCGTAG
- the LOC25481939 gene encoding uncharacterized protein, with amino-acid sequence MDDVIPRQSSIKEKLKNSICCFTGNLHHHNHHGDDSPIGGEGFYNKLHIPRTPISPAGSSSSPSSWFRKSPTCNGSDFSRVRGKSQRSRVGRSKHHHHRQSQSADFSYDPSSYALNFENETAQEDIPIMNFSSRLPRSPPRSSQTINYSDELPKEIVGYS; translated from the coding sequence ATGGACGATGTTATTCCTAGACAATCATCTATAAAGGAGAAGTTGAAAAATTCGATATGTTGCTTCACCGGAAatcttcatcatcataatcatcatggTGATGATTCGCCAATAGGAGGAGAAGGATTCTACAACAAGTTACACATACCAAGAACACCAATTTCTCCGGCAGGTTCTTCAAGTTCACCATCCTCGTGGTTTAGGAAATCGCCTACCTGTAATGGAAGCGACTTTTCTCGTGTTAGGGGAAAAAGCCAAAGGTCACGTGTGGGTCGCAgcaaacatcatcatcatcgtcaatCACAATCCGCTGATTTTAGCTACGACCCTTCTAGTTATGCGctcaattttgaaaatgaaactgCCCAAGAAGATATTCCAATTATGAATTTTAGCTCTCGGTTGCCTAGGTCGCCTCCGCGTTCTTCCCAGACGATCAATTACTCGGATGAGCTTCCAAAGGAGATTGTTGGGTATAGTTGA
- the LOC25481935 gene encoding histone H3-lysine(4) N-trimethyltransferase ATX1: protein MEDILNYAEDHEHGLCNKRRKTFVQEHTNMSIINSDSFCCVCQNSSNDEDNRLFECGTCLIKVHQACYGISALPRRGPWCCRPCNKKSKNIACVLCGYGGGAMTIALSSHSMVKSLLKEWTSEKDGRSIRYIRRSDKRMSTNRKRKTASTVIILTENNSITEGFFDPTVKQWVHMVCGLWTPWARCRNKNTMSSMNVSRVSPPKADVVCSICNRWGGSCIECRIVDCSVKFHPWCAYQKNLLQNEIEGVNDEKVGFYGRCVLHGIGPECQSAYDPTDAMDSRKEKEFTCARTESRRWDGINNNHCSALKPWGGYRVPDEQLNAWIRMNEQKLRSQGIPKFPDSDIERDPQKEYAQYKQVKGWKNLGVFKSGIHGLGLYTSQLISRGSMVVEYVGEIVGQSVSNKRETEYISGKKLRYKNVCYFFTIDKEHIIDATRKGGIARFINHSCLPNCTSEVITVRHEKKVIFFAKRDILAGEEITYDYHFNREDEEKKIPCSCNSINCRRSLN from the exons ATGGAGGATATTCTGAATTACGCGGAAGATCACGAGCATGGTTTGTGTAACAAAAGACGTAAAAC CTTTGTTCAAGAACACACAAACATGTCCATCATTAATTCAGATTCTTTCTGTTGTGTCTGTCAAAACTCAAGCAATGATGAAGATAACCGTTTATTTGAGTGTGGTACCTGTCTAATTAAA gTGCATCAGGCTTGCTATGGTATTTCAGCATTACCTAGACGAGGTCCTTGGTGTTGTAGACCATGCaacaaaaagtcaaaaaatATT GCTTGTGTCCTATGTGGTTATGGAGGTGGAGCCATGACCATAGCCTTATCGAGCCACTCAATGGTAAAAAGCCTCCTAAAGGAGTGGACCTCTGAGAAAGATGGGAGGTCTATAAGGTACATAAGAAGATCTGACAAAAGGATGTCTACCAATCGCAAACGAAAAACTGCTAGCACTGTTATTATCTTAACGGAGAATAACAGCATAACAGAAGGATTTTTTGATCCCACTGTTAAGCAGTGGGTTCATATGGTTTGTGGGCTTTGGACTCCTTGGGCAAGATGCCGCAATAAAAACACCATGAGTTCTATGAATGTATCTCGTGTTTCACCTCCAAAAGCTGATGTG GTCTGTTCAATTTGCAATCGATGGGGTGGTTCATGTATAGAGTGCAGGATTGTTGATTGCTCTGTCAAGTTTCATCCTTGGTGTGCTTACCAGAAG AACCTGCTACAAAATGAAATTGAGGGAGTTAATGACGAGAAAGTTGGGTTTTATGGAAGATGTGTGCTTCATGGTATTGGCCCTGAATGTCAGTCTGCATATGATCCTACTGATGCGATGGACAGTCGAAAGGAAAAGGAATTCACCTGTGCTAGGACAGAG AGCCGTAGATGGGATGGTATCAATAATAATCATTGCAGTGCCTTAAAACCCTGGGGTGGATACCGTGTTCCGGATGAGCAGTTAAATGCTTGGATTCGCATGAATGAGCAGAAATTGCGTTCACAAGGAATTCCTAAATTTCCAGATTCAGATATTGAGCGTGATCCTCAG AAAGAATATGCTCAATACAAACAAGTGAAGGGCTGGAAAAATCTTGGTGTATTCAAATCTGGGATACATGGTCTTGGTCTTTATACTTCTCAGCTCATATCTCGGGGTAGTATG GTTGTAGAGTATGTCGGTGAAATTGTGGGACAAAGCGTATCTAATAAAAGAGAAACTGAATACATATCTGGAAAGAAACTTCGGTACAAAAATGTCTGTTACTTCTTTACGATAGACAAAGAACATATAATTGATGCTACAAGGAAGGGGGGGATTGCTCGATTTATTAACCACTCATGCCTG CCAAATTGCACGTCGGAAGTGATTACTGTTAGGCATGAGAAGAAG GTTATCTTCTTTGCAAAGAGGGACATATTAGCTGGTGAAGAAATCACTTATGATTACCACTTCAACCgcgaagatgaagaaaagaaaatcccATGTTCCTGCAATTCAATAAATTGCAGGCGCTCTCTGAATTGA